The Lacipirellula parvula genome window below encodes:
- a CDS encoding C-terminal binding protein, which produces MAKYRALYTDYPWADVEIERRLLAEVDCELIVAPDNKEETQARLASGMDVILTCWAPVTARVIDAADRCRHIARTGIGLDNINVEHATKRKILVTNVPDYCVNEVAEHTIGLIFALGRGIAGYHLATKNGQYDLVAGLPAERISGKTLGIIGLGQIGKILARRAHGVGMRVIGTNRSGTTHDGVDWVRLHDLLAQSDYVSVQAPLTPETKHLINRETLRMMKPTAYLINTARGGLVDHAALAEALQAGVIAGAALDVQTPEPPDLSQAPYNDPRVIVTPHVAFYSSQATDELRTRVGQQVAAFLRGERPENIVNPAAIDS; this is translated from the coding sequence ATGGCTAAATACCGCGCACTCTACACCGACTACCCCTGGGCCGACGTCGAGATCGAACGTCGGCTGCTCGCCGAAGTTGATTGCGAGTTGATCGTCGCCCCCGACAACAAGGAAGAGACGCAGGCCCGGCTGGCTTCGGGGATGGACGTCATTCTCACCTGCTGGGCGCCGGTGACCGCGCGGGTGATCGACGCCGCCGACCGTTGCCGCCACATCGCGCGGACGGGAATCGGGCTCGACAACATCAACGTCGAGCATGCGACGAAGCGTAAGATCCTCGTCACCAACGTCCCCGACTACTGCGTCAACGAGGTCGCCGAGCATACGATCGGCCTCATCTTCGCGCTCGGTCGCGGCATCGCCGGCTATCACCTGGCGACGAAGAACGGCCAGTACGATCTCGTCGCGGGGCTGCCGGCTGAGCGAATCAGCGGCAAGACGCTCGGCATTATCGGGCTCGGGCAGATCGGCAAGATTCTCGCCCGCCGCGCGCATGGCGTTGGGATGCGGGTGATCGGCACGAACCGTTCTGGGACGACGCACGACGGCGTCGATTGGGTTCGCCTCCACGATCTGCTCGCCCAGAGCGACTACGTTTCCGTGCAAGCCCCGTTGACGCCTGAGACGAAGCATCTCATCAATCGCGAAACGTTGCGGATGATGAAGCCGACCGCATATCTCATCAACACGGCTCGCGGCGGGTTGGTCGATCACGCGGCGCTGGCCGAGGCGCTGCAGGCAGGCGTCATTGCCGGGGCGGCGCTCGACGTGCAAACGCCGGAGCCGCCCGATCTTTCGCAGGCGCCTTACAACGATCCTCGCGTGATCGTCACGCCGCACGTGGCGTTTTACTCGAGCCAGGCGACCGACGAACTGCGGACCCGCGTCGGCCAGCAGGTCGCCGCGTTTCTCCGTGGCGAGCGACCGGAGAACATCGTCAATCCAGCGGCGATCGACTCTTGA
- a CDS encoding AMP-dependent synthetase/ligase produces MTPAELDSLTIPALLAATVAQQGSKEALGTIRDGQLTWLSWNDLAAGVDRWRARLEACGVAAGDRVAQLGPNSADWILVDLAIQSLGAVHVPLHAALAAAQVAEQVGHSGAKLLVVDSLATDNKLRGTLPSQVEAIVHDDCLCSPLLKGREQPSTVASGNRAQGGSLLVVEERNSLFPNTLATILYTSGTTGPPRGVMLTQRNLVANAVGVTDAVAAIADEIRLCLLPLSHIYARTCDLYSWIYRGTRLVLAESRDTILRDCQLARPTVINAVPYFYQKVADGLAETPAADTAGALRNALGGAVKRCYCGGAGLAPEVEACFESQELPILSGYGLTEASPVVTATTFDSYAAGTVGRPLPNLEVRLADDGELQVRGPNVMAGYWRDETATAAAIQDGWLQTGDLAVWSETGNLRIVGRKREMIVLATGNKVAPTRIEQLLVGSPWIEQCCVVGDGRKCLAALIVPNPDKLRQEIRRRRLWVWSRRRALTHPKVLALYREEIDRCLAAAASFEQVGPFTLLGRGFSIEAGEMTPKLSLCRGVIERVFSGEIEALYRGGPGARTPRLAT; encoded by the coding sequence ATGACCCCGGCGGAACTCGACAGCCTGACGATCCCGGCCCTGCTGGCCGCCACGGTGGCTCAGCAGGGGTCGAAGGAGGCGCTGGGAACGATCCGGGATGGTCAACTGACGTGGCTCTCCTGGAACGACTTGGCCGCCGGCGTCGACCGCTGGCGGGCCCGCCTGGAGGCCTGCGGCGTGGCGGCGGGCGACCGGGTTGCGCAGCTTGGGCCGAACAGCGCCGACTGGATTCTGGTCGACCTGGCAATCCAATCGCTGGGGGCGGTGCATGTGCCTCTCCATGCGGCGTTGGCGGCGGCCCAGGTGGCGGAGCAGGTGGGGCACTCAGGGGCGAAGCTGCTGGTTGTCGATTCGCTAGCGACAGACAACAAACTTCGGGGCACCCTACCAAGCCAAGTCGAAGCCATCGTTCACGACGACTGCCTTTGTTCCCCTCTCTTGAAGGGACGGGAGCAACCGAGCACGGTCGCCAGTGGCAACCGAGCGCAGGGCGGTAGTCTTCTCGTCGTGGAAGAGAGAAACTCCCTCTTCCCCAACACCCTCGCCACCATCCTCTACACCAGCGGCACCACCGGCCCCCCGCGCGGGGTGATGCTCACCCAACGCAACCTCGTCGCCAACGCCGTCGGCGTCACCGACGCGGTCGCCGCGATCGCCGACGAAATCCGCCTCTGCCTGTTGCCGCTGTCGCACATCTACGCGCGGACCTGCGACCTCTACAGTTGGATCTACCGCGGCACGCGGCTCGTGCTCGCGGAGTCGCGCGACACGATCCTCCGCGATTGCCAACTCGCGCGGCCGACCGTCATCAATGCGGTCCCCTACTTCTATCAGAAGGTCGCCGACGGCTTGGCGGAAACGCCCGCCGCCGATACGGCCGGAGCACTCCGCAACGCTCTCGGCGGCGCGGTAAAACGGTGCTACTGCGGCGGGGCCGGCTTGGCGCCCGAAGTCGAAGCCTGTTTCGAATCGCAAGAACTGCCGATTCTGAGCGGCTACGGCCTCACCGAGGCGAGTCCCGTCGTCACCGCGACGACCTTTGACTCTTACGCCGCGGGGACGGTGGGCCGGCCGCTGCCAAACCTGGAAGTCCGCCTCGCCGACGACGGCGAATTGCAAGTTCGCGGGCCAAACGTGATGGCCGGCTACTGGCGCGACGAGACGGCGACAGCCGCGGCAATTCAGGACGGTTGGCTGCAGACGGGCGATCTGGCCGTTTGGAGCGAGACGGGCAACCTGCGAATTGTCGGCCGCAAGCGGGAGATGATCGTCCTCGCCACGGGCAACAAAGTGGCGCCGACGCGGATCGAGCAGCTGTTGGTTGGTTCGCCCTGGATCGAACAATGCTGCGTCGTCGGCGACGGTCGCAAGTGCCTCGCGGCGCTGATCGTGCCAAACCCTGATAAGCTCCGGCAAGAAATTCGCCGCCGCCGGCTGTGGGTTTGGTCGCGGCGGCGAGCGCTGACGCATCCCAAGGTGCTCGCCCTGTACCGCGAGGAAATCGACCGTTGTTTGGCGGCCGCGGCAAGCTTCGAGCAGGTGGGGCCGTTTACTCTGCTCGGCCGCGGGTTTTCGATTGAGGCGGGGGAGATGACGCCGAAGCTTAGTTTGTGCCGGGGGGTGATTGAGCGCGTCTTTTCTGGTGAGATAGAGGCGTTGTATCGTGGGGGACCGGGGGCGAGGACGCCCCGGCTCGCGACTTGA